GACTACTGGGAAGAGGTGCGCAACCAGTACCGCGCCTTCGAGACCGGCATGCAGGCGCCCTCCTCCGAGGTCTATCTGCACGAGATGCCCGGCGGGCAGTTCACCAACCTCAAGGCGCAGGCCGCGTCATTGGGGCTGGAGGAACGCTGGCCCGAGGTCGCGCGCACCTACCACGACGTGAACCTGATGTTCGGCGATATCGTGAAGGTCACGCCTTCGTCGAAAGTGGTGGGCGACATGGCCCTGATGATGGTCAGCCAGGGCCTCACGCGCGCGCAGGTCGAGGATCCCGCAACCGACGTCAGCTTTCCCGACAGCGTCATCGACATGATGCGCGGCAATCTCGGCCAACCCCCTGGCGGCTTTCCCGACGGTATCGTCAAGAAAGTGCTGAAGACCGAGACGCCCAATGTCGAACGCCCCGGCAAGCACCTCGCCCCGGTCGACCTTGAAGCGACCCGCAAGGAGCTTTCGGACAAGCTCGACGGTGCCAAGATCGATGACGAGGATCTGGCGGGCTACCTGATGTATCCGAAGGTCTACATCGATTATATGGCACGCCACGAGACCTACGGGCCCGTGCGTACCCTGCCCACGCCCGTCTTCTTCTACGGAATGGAACCGGGCGAAGAAATCTCGACCGAGATCGACCCCGGCAAGACGCTGGAAATCCGGCTTCAGGCGGTGGGCGAGACCAACGAAGACGGTGAGGTGAAGGTGTTCTTCGAACTCAACGGACAGCCGCGCGTGATCCGGGTTCCCAACCGCATGGTCAAGGCAACGACCCAGTCGCGGCCCAAGGCGGAGGTCGGCAATACCGATCACGTCGGCGCCCCGATGCCCGGCGTTGTCGCAACCGTCGCGGTCAGCGCGGGCCAGAAGGTGAAACAGGGCGATCTGCTGCTGACCATCGAGGCGATGAAGATGGAAACCGGCCTGCACGCCGAACGCGACGCGACGGTCAAGGCGGTCCATATCACCCCCGGTGCCCAGATCGACGCAAAGGATCTGCTGGTCGAGCTTGAGTAACCCCGCCGCCGGACGCCACGCGCCCATCTGCAACGCACAACGAAGCACTCCGCGGCCACTCTGGCCGCGGTTGGCGCGGCACCCTTTTTCGCGCCAAGCCGCCAGGCGGCCTATCGCTTTCTCGGACTGCGAAAAGCCCCCGATCCCTGCTCCGACACCGGTGGCGATGGTCCAACATCCGCTCCGCGCGCTATCGGCGAAAAATTTTGCCGGCTTTGCGAAATTCCCTCTTGCGGCCTCCGGTCGTGGCAGCTAAATCAGCCCCACTAACGGATGCGGGCGTAGCTCAGGGGTAGAGCATAACCTTGCCAAGGTTAGGGTCGGGCGTTCGAATCGCCTCGCCCGCTCCAGTTAGAAACCGGGACCCCACCGGTTTACCGCAAGGCCGCCTTCGGGCGGCCTTTCGCGTCTCCGGGGGCCGCGTGATCAGAGCGAGGACTCGGGCGCACGCGCCGCGCCCGCCCCTGCCGGACTGGACTGCATCGGAATTTCAGTTGATCGGAAAGCGCTTCAGACAGCCCGGCGCGTTGCGCTGGTAGTCTTCGAGCGTGGCGTCCACGTCGCGCCGGTCGCGCATGATTTCCATCGCGCGCTTTTTCTCGGGCCAGCTTCCGGAGACATGGCGTTCGAGAATCAGGATACTGATCCCCACGAGGATGTCTTTCTCCTCGCTGGTCATCAGCCCCGCCCGCCCCAGCGTCACCCCCGTCAGCGCCATCATGTTCGCACAGCGCAGGGCCGCGGCCTCGGACCCCTCGTAGACGCGCTGCGGGGCCGCGAGAGCGGGAAAGCCCAGCACCGCGCAAACTGCGAGCGTCACAAGCCGCATCAAAAGACCTTGAACGTCATGGTCGTCAGCGAGCGTTCGATGCCTTCGATATCGAGCAGATTGTCGTTGATATAAACGCCCACGTCCTCACCCTTGGGGATATAGACCTTCATCAGAAGGTCGAAATCGCCCGATGTGGAATAGAGTTCGGAATGGATTTCACGCAGGGCGATCGCCTCGGCAACGCGGTAGGTCGAACCGGGACGGCAGCGGATCTGGATAAAGACGCAAGTGGACATGTCAAAGCTCCGGCGGATGATACCGCCACGCTGTCACGAAGGCCGCCGCGCCGCAACCCAAAGCGGCTCTTGGCCCGCATGGCTGCGATGGTATAAGAGCGCCGAGACACAAAGGAAAATCGCCATGCGCAGCGCCAGCATCACCCGCAAGACCGCGGAAACGGACATCAGCGTCGATATCAATCTCGACGGCAGCGGCACCTACGACAACCGCACCGGCGTCGGCTTCTTCGACCACATGCTCGACCAGCTGTCGCGGCACGCGCTGATCGACATGACCGTGCGCTGCGAGGGCGATTTGCACATCGACGACCACCACACCGTCGAGGATGTCGGCATCGCTCTCGGACAGGCGCTGAGCGAGGCGGTCGGCGACAAGCGCGGCATCACCCGCTACGGCAGCTGTCTGCTGCCCATGGACGACGCGCTGGTGCGCGCGGCGCTCGATCTGTCGGGCCGGCCCTTTCTGGTGTGGAACGTCGATCTGCCCACGGCCAAGATCGGCAGTTTCGACACGGAACTCGTGCGCGAGTTCTTTCAGGCGTTTTCGACCCACGGGGGCATCACCCTGCACGTTGACCAGCTTCACGGTCTGAACAGCCACCACATTGCCGAGGCCGCGTTCAAGGCGGTGGCGCGGGCACTGCGCGACGCGCTGGAAAGCGATCCGCGCAAGTCGGATGCGATCCCCTCGACCAAGGGCAGCCTCTGATGCTTACGGCGATCATCGATTACGAAAGCGGCAACCTGCATTCCGCCCACAAGGCATTCGAACGCATGGCGCGCGAAGTGGATGCAGGCGAGGTTGTCGTGACATCCGACGCCGATGTTGTCGCCTCAGCCGACCGTATCGTATTGCCCGGCGACGGGGCGTTTCCGGCCTGCATGGCCGCGCTTAAAGGCACCGGAGGGCTCTTCGAGGCGATGACCGATGCGGTCGAAAACCACGGCCGCCCGTTTCTGGGCATCTGCGTCGGGATGCAGCTGATGGCCAGCATCGGGCGCGAATACGAAGATACGGAGGGCCTCGACTGGATCGCGGGCGAGGTGACGCGCATCACCCCTGCCGATGCGTCACTGAAAGTGCCGCATATGGGGTGGAACGATCTTATCATCGATGCGCCGCACCCGGTTTTCGACGGGATTGCCACGGGCGATCATACCTATTTCGTGCACAGCTATCACATGGCCGTCGAAAAACCGGCGGAACGTCTGGCCCATGTGGATTACGCCAGCGACGTCACGGCGGTGATCGGTCGCGCCAACATGATCGGGATGCAGTTCCACCCCGAGAAAAGCCAGACAACCGGCCTGCGGATGATCGCGAACTTTTTGCGCTGGCGCCCCTGAACGCTGCGGGCGCGGAACATCCCTGCCCCGCGCCCGCTTTCGTCCTGCCGCAGCCGGATCTACTTCACCCGGCTCCAGGTCTGTTTCTTGCAGATCGGCCCGATGCAGCCTGAAACGGCAAGCGTGTTGCCAGACAGGCTCATCTTCGACTTGTAGGTCTTGCCGGTCGACGGCTGCCAGATCTTGCCGCTCTTGTAGTCGCCCCCGCCGGCGGGCTGCATGTCCCAGACCAGCTGCTTGCCGATGTTCTCGGACTTGTATTCCCCCGAACTGTTGAAGGTGCGCGCAATCACCCCGCAGATCGATGCACCGCAGGGGCTCATCTTGACGTGGGCATAGGCGCCATCGTCCACTTCGGTCTTCCAGATGCCTTCCGCCGGATCGGCCCAGGCCGCGCCTGCCAGACCCAGCGCCAGCGCCGCGGGAACCATTACTCGTTTCATAGGTTTCCTCCCTCTTCTCGAGGCCAAGCATGATACAGACCTGCGCGTTCTGGCAAGCATGACGTGACGGCGCGTTGCGCCCGCGCCGAAACCGTGCAAAACCCCGGTCATTCAACTGTCCAAGGGCTGCGCCATGATCCTCTTCCCCGCAATCGACCTGAAGGACGGACAAGCCGTCCGCCTTGTACACGGCGATATGGACCGCTCGACCGTCTTCAACGACGATCCCGCGGCTCAGGCCCAGACATTCGTGGATGCGGGATGCACGTGGTTGCATCTGGTCGACCTCAACGGCGCCTTCGCCGGAGAGCCGGTGAACGCCGCCCCGGTCGAAGCAATTCTGAAGCGCTGCAAGGTCCCCGCCCAGCTCGGCGGCGGCATCCGCGACATGGCGACGATCGAACGCTGGCTCGACCGCGGCCTCGCGCGCGTCATCCTCGGGACCGTCGCCGTGGAAAATCCCGCGCTGGTGCGCGAGGCCGCCCGCGCCTTTCCCGGCAAGGTCGCCGTCGGCATCGACGCCCGCGAGGGCCGTGTCGCAACCAAGGGATGGGCCGAGGAAACCGACGTCATCGCCACCGACCTCGCAAGGTCTTTCGAGGACGCGGGCGTGGCCGCGATCATCTATACCGACATCCTGCGCGATGGCGCGATGGGCGGGCCGAACATCGATGCCACCGCCGATCTCGCGCGTGCTGTATCGATTCCCGTCATCGCCTCGGGCGGTGTCTCCTCTCTGGACGATCTCAAGGCCCTCGATGCCACCGGCGTGATTGCTGGCGCGATTTCGGGCCGCGCCCTCTATGACGGGGCCATCGATCTGCGCGAGGCACTGGCTGCATTGCGCGACTGAATCTCCATTTTGCCCCTAAACTCATGCGGGCCTCGGCCCGCTCCCCCGCTTGCCCCGCGCCGCCTGTCCCACTAGAAGAACGCCATGCTCAAAACCCGTATCATCCCCTGTCTCGATGTTGCCGACGGCCGTGTCGTCAAAGGCGTGAACTTTGTCGGACTGCGCGATGCGGGGGATCCGGTCGATGCCGCGATTGCCTACGACGCCGCCGGCGCGGACGAGCTGTGCTTTCTGGATATCCACGCCACCCATGAAAATCGCGGCACCATGTTCGATCTCGTGCGGCGCACCGCCGAGCATTGCTATATTCCGCTGACCGTGGGCGGCGGCGTGCGCACCGCTGCAGATGTGCGTGCCCTGCTGCTG
Above is a genomic segment from Sulfitobacter sp. HNIBRBA3233 containing:
- a CDS encoding Lrp/AsnC ligand binding domain-containing protein — protein: MSTCVFIQIRCRPGSTYRVAEAIALREIHSELYSTSGDFDLLMKVYIPKGEDVGVYINDNLLDIEGIERSLTTMTFKVF
- the hisB gene encoding imidazoleglycerol-phosphate dehydratase HisB, which gives rise to MRSASITRKTAETDISVDINLDGSGTYDNRTGVGFFDHMLDQLSRHALIDMTVRCEGDLHIDDHHTVEDVGIALGQALSEAVGDKRGITRYGSCLLPMDDALVRAALDLSGRPFLVWNVDLPTAKIGSFDTELVREFFQAFSTHGGITLHVDQLHGLNSHHIAEAAFKAVARALRDALESDPRKSDAIPSTKGSL
- the hisH gene encoding imidazole glycerol phosphate synthase subunit HisH, with amino-acid sequence MLTAIIDYESGNLHSAHKAFERMAREVDAGEVVVTSDADVVASADRIVLPGDGAFPACMAALKGTGGLFEAMTDAVENHGRPFLGICVGMQLMASIGREYEDTEGLDWIAGEVTRITPADASLKVPHMGWNDLIIDAPHPVFDGIATGDHTYFVHSYHMAVEKPAERLAHVDYASDVTAVIGRANMIGMQFHPEKSQTTGLRMIANFLRWRP
- a CDS encoding DUF2147 domain-containing protein, whose amino-acid sequence is MKRVMVPAALALGLAGAAWADPAEGIWKTEVDDGAYAHVKMSPCGASICGVIARTFNSSGEYKSENIGKQLVWDMQPAGGGDYKSGKIWQPSTGKTYKSKMSLSGNTLAVSGCIGPICKKQTWSRVK
- the hisA gene encoding 1-(5-phosphoribosyl)-5-[(5-phosphoribosylamino)methylideneamino]imidazole-4-carboxamide isomerase; translation: MILFPAIDLKDGQAVRLVHGDMDRSTVFNDDPAAQAQTFVDAGCTWLHLVDLNGAFAGEPVNAAPVEAILKRCKVPAQLGGGIRDMATIERWLDRGLARVILGTVAVENPALVREAARAFPGKVAVGIDAREGRVATKGWAEETDVIATDLARSFEDAGVAAIIYTDILRDGAMGGPNIDATADLARAVSIPVIASGGVSSLDDLKALDATGVIAGAISGRALYDGAIDLREALAALRD